The segment GTTCAGTTCAGGGAGGGCAACCCTGCGTCAGTGGGCTGTGAAAGAGATGCATTTTGCTTTTTGGGATAACTAGAGTCCAGACAGGAGAACTCTTTACTGTGGTTTGGCTGGAGGGCTAGATTCCAAGTCACTCatccaccattcccaaagcttcAAACATGGCACACagagggggaagcagcagggaaagtcattctgtgctttttttaaagaaattaaagcCTGAAGTACTCTATACTAGAATATAACAGGCTGAGACAGCCCTAATCTCAAGCAAAAGTTGCTTGATGTGGATAGTTATGTGGGTAACCTTCTTTAGATAACAGCTATTATAGGCTCTTTCAAAGGAAGAGCTTCGCTTGGATCCCTACTCTTGCAGGTAAGGTTAGCACTAGAGAGAAGCATCGAGGGCCAAAACACATACCAAACACATGAAAAATCTGAAAAGCACCCCAATGGAACAGAATTTAAGAAGTCCTAACAGATGCAAGAAATTAGAAATGATCTACATGGAACAGAACAAACATTTATCCAGGCACACCAAAGAATCCCAGAAACTTCAGGTTAAGGAGTaagagaaatattttgtttcagagtTTTCAGAACTTGGCATTCATTGGTACCTGCTATAACAATCTCAGAGTACTGGGATCAGGTTTCCCTCAGCAAATAAGGGAGATGAACATTCAATAACCTATCCATAATTGCTAAGAGACAGCAAGCCTGTTCCTCCACATTAGTTGGATCAGAAGAACCAGAGTTCTTCAGGTCTCCAAGGTATTGATGACTGTCCTAATGTCCTGGCCTGAAGGAAGGGAGGCAGAATGAAGTTCAAATCAAGCTGTTATTTTGTTTCCCTAAATAAATTCTCATATGGAAAGAATAAAAGAGCCACATTTGCAGTTGTAGCTAGTTGTTGTAGCCAAATTTAAAATCCTACAAAATGTGTGGATCCAGAGCTGAAGATGACACATTACAGGCCTAAATGCCTGGAAATGGGATGTGGGAGGTGACTGCAGTATTGTCCATAGTAATGGAGGGAAGATTAATAACTCTGTTTCAGTCATACTGCATTTAAGACGATGGTTGGACATCATGAGATGTCAGAAAGACAAGCAGAGAGATGGGACTGGATGAAGGAACAGTTTGATCAATATCAGCATCAATTTGCCTTAGAAATTATGCCCTGTTGCTGCCACCTCTCTCCTCTAACAACTAGAAGAGAATACTACAGAGGACAAATTCATGATTATTAAACAAAAGCAGTTCTTGATTCAACTTTTCTATTTTAGCCATAGTATTCCTCTCATCAGAGTTTATGCCCACAATGCTTTTGTCCATGTACCTCATAGTCTCCCCTCTTCCAGTTTCACTACTGCTTATCCTTCTGCAACCTTTACTTACCATTATAAGCCTTTTTTGCTGCAATCCTCTAGTGTGGTAGAAATAGGCTTATGAGACGATGAAAGGTAGCTTTTATAGTAACATGTAACAACTTTCCAATTCCACAAGAGCCACAGTGCTATTACACCCACGATAAATTCCAGAATTCTTATCCATTATGTCAAATTATATTACCTTGTATAAGCCACGTATACCCTCCAGCTTGTATATCTTTATAAGAGCATCAAACATTCCTTTGTACTGGCGCTTTGATGAATCAATGCCAGCATCATACTGTAACACAAGCCGCGTCTTCGTTACCCATATTGGGTTTGTGATACAGAGGGTCATGACTCCTAAGAACAGATGGAAGTTAGGGTAATATTATGAATGCCACGCTGAAAGTTTGTACCATTTTGTTCAATTCAgtacaacaaacaaacacacacccatcctACAAGAATACTAAACAAGAAAAATGTAGGCATTCCATTCTTTTCCTCTTAACTTTGAGACCGAATCCTACTGCAATAGTTCTGCTgaacagagggtgggaggggaaactggtaTAATTTGGGGAGTCTGTGCAGAAGTGCATGCTGCAGACCACAGGACTCCCTGTGTATCCTTATCCACTGGCCCCAATGTAatctcctcctttactccaccatGGTCCAAATGGTGGAATCTGGACATAAGAAGctagttttattttatatgtgcTTTAATAATCTCAATTTAGCCTTATGGTAtacaaaattttgaaattaaacaaGAGTAAACAGAAATAAAGTGTCCATGTAATGAACAACCTAACTCTGTCAGAATGATTAACCTGATGTAGCTTTACAGATTACTTTAAGTCATAGGACTGTGAAGTAATGACAAACTGATACAATTTAATGTGTAGTATTGCAACAAGAAATCCTCCAAAATTCCAAGATTACCATCTATATCAGAGAAATGTATACAAGAACATTAGAAATTATTTAGATTAAAAATTGCAGAGATTAGATATTTGTATTTTGTAGGTAAGATATTTTGAGCATTGGATTGGACCTGTAGTGTCAATCAGATCTGGAATTCAGATCCATTTAATATTTCTGGAATTCAGATCCATTTAATTCTTTAAGTATTAAATGGATCTGAATTCCAGATCTGATTGACACTACAGGTCCAATCCAATTCTCATTAAAGCCAATCAAGTTattgcactgacttcaatgggtgcctGATTGAGTCCTATATCTGCTTTTGTGTGTCTTGTAAGTACTCAAAATTAACATTAATACATTATATTACAAGGATGTGTTTAATAAATTTTGGCCTTTTATTGCACAGCTGCATATAGGTTATGCACTAGAATTTGtataaaatattaagaaaagAGGGTAATGCAGCCATAAAACATTTTAGTGGCTGCTATTTGTGAATAAAAATGTAACACACAGCTGTCCAACCAAACAATATTAATTATTACTTTGTAAGTGAACGCAGCTGGACTGAAACACTTGCACTTGCCATctggaagaaaaagaaacattGACAGACAAAGGCAAAAACAGCATATGGACAGGCTGAAGGTAAACATTAATCTCGTTAGCATTTTCCTCACCGGCCTCAGCAGCTGACACTAGGTGCTCCGTTGCACCGAGACTTTCTAGCTTTCTTTCCTCCTTATAGGCTTTGATGGCATTATAGCTGGAAGAGGTAAAACATATTTAGATAGAAGAAATACAGATCATTAAGGAAAAGGTTTTTAAAGATTAGATATTACTTTATGCACCATTGCCCTTAGAGAGCACACAGAGTCAGAGATTAACCTGTTTCAGTCAGATGCAATACAAGTTGCTGAATTGCAGCTTTAGGCTATTTAAATATCTTTTACAACAGAACCCTTTAAAGTGCCAGACTATTCCTAGATGACAACAATGGGACTGCACCCTGTAACTTTTATCTGAACTGAAAAATTAGTGTGTGTGAGATGTTTGTAAGACAAAAGACTGCCTCTTCATAAAACCTAGGCAGTAGATATTTATTTTCTAGCACTACATTATATCAGTCTTTATCTACTGGATTCACCTCATGCACTCTGGTCTGCATTCTGGATTTTGAATGAACTTTCACTGGGAGGTGAACAAGTGGAAGTCAAAAGAGAATAAGCTCTAGATAATCAGTAGAATAGTTTTGCACAAATAACTGTCCTCTACTTTGTTTGAATCAACAGGAAATCAGTTTGCCATTTTATAGTTAATGAACAAATTTAAGACACTTTACATTGAAGAAAAGGCCCCAAAAAGCAAAAAACCATCAGCTCACAAAAAATTCTGAGAAGCTGACTTGCACACACTGATTTCTTTATGCATGTCTTAAATGCTTTCCGCTTCAGCAGACTAAATAATTTAAAGTGCCTATTTAATTCCTAATATCTGTCCAAGTTTAGGTTCTTATTTTCTATTTAGCATAAATTATTTCAGGTTCTAGAAAAAAGATTCATGATACTTGACAATAAGAActgccattctgggtcagaccatggtccatctttCCTAGTATCCTGTCCCCAGTGGTGGcctgtaccagagcttcagggggaaaagtacagaatagggcaattacaGAGtgctccactccatcctcaaaaagaacaggagtacttgtggcaccttagagactaacaaatttatttgagcataagcttttgtgggctacagcccacttcttcggatgcatagaatggaacatatattgaggagataaatatatacacatacagagagcatgaaaaggtgggagttgtcttaccaattctgagaggccaattaagtcagaggaaaaaaaacttttgaagtaataatcaagatagcccagtacagacagtttgataagaagtgtgagaatacttacatggggagataggctcaatgtttgtaatggctcagccattcccagtctctgttcaagcctaagttgattgtatctagtttgcatatcaattcaagctcagcagattcctgatgtcagatacattggccaaaccggacagtctctacgcaaaagaattaatggacacaaatctgacatcaggaatcataacattcaaaaaccagcaggagaacactttaacctgtctagtcattcaatgacagacctgcgggtggcaattttgcaacagaaaagcttcaaaaacagactccaacgagaaactgctgagcttgaattgatatgcaaactagatacaatcaacttaggcttgaacagagactgggaatggctgagccattacaaacattgagcctatctccccatgtaagtattctcacacttcttatcaaactgtctgtactgagctatcttgattattacttcaaaaaatttttttcctcttacttaattggcctctcagagttggtaagacaactcccaccttttcatgctctctgtatgtgtatatataatattgtggagatatatatatctcctcaatatatgttccattctatgcatccgaagaagtgggctgtagcccacgaaagcttatactcaaataaatttgttagtctctaaagtgccacaagtactcctgttctttttgcggatacagactaacacggctgctactctgaaaccactccATCCTGTTCTCCACTCTCGGTTTCTGATGGTCACAGGTTAAGGGTTACCCCGAGCATGGCgtttcatccctgaccatcttggttaacaGTCACTGATGGACCAATTCTCCATGAACcaatccagttcttttttgaacccagttatacttttggctatcacaacatcccatggcaataaaTTCCACAGATTAATTGCACATTGTGTGAAAAGTACTTCCTCATTTGTATTAAACCTGTTGTTTATCAATTTcataggtgacccctggtttttggaTAGTGTGAAAGGGTTTCATttttctattcactttctccacaccattcatgattttatagaccactttcatatccctccttagAAGTCTCCTTTCCAAGCTGGACAGCCCCGATCTGTTTggtctttcctcatatggaagccattccatacccctgattatctttgttgttcttctctgaaccttttccagttccactatatcctttttgagaggAGGcaaacagaactggacacagtctcCCAGGTGTGGGCACATCACGGATTTATAAAATGGTATTATATCTTCTgccttattttctatccccttcctaatagttcctaacatacgGAGAGACTTTTAGATTGCTACTGCGCATGgagtggaagttttcagagaactatccatggttACTCCAAGATCTTacttaatttgccattttgttacccagttttgtACTGAGTACAGAGATTCCTCTGTAACTCCTCAAAGTCTGCTTTAGACtgaactatcttgaataattttgtatcatcagcaaactttGCCGCTTCACAGTTCActcctgtagcggggtggtcacccggcTCCCGTCTTAAAGGGCACGATAcagtaacagttttcaaataatgTTAAGCGCAAttataaagagaacagtgatcaattgttctccatattcACTGacggtaggacaagtagtaatcagCTTAAGCTATagcaagggagagttaggttagatgttaggaattaagaaaaacttcctaactataaggaaATTAAATATTAGAATAGGTTACTACGGGAATTTATGGAATCCCTGTCATGGaaagattttaagaacaggttagacaaacaactaTTAGGCATAGTCTAGATATACTTGCTCCTGCCTCAGTGTGGAGGGATGGACTACATGATCTTGAGGACCCTTCTAGACCTACACTGCTATGTTTTCTATGTTTGCTGacaaaattttaaagaaaatcgaACCAATGATCTGGTcaaagtcactggctaagcacctggaaccagagtttgttgaagtgatAAACCAGCTATTGACAGCAGTACCCTCTTCTTCAGGTGCAGagacaatatttttcattttagtcTATTCAAatagttcaatgactagttcagtCAAAGTTAAGAATCTGATTGGAagttggaaaaacaaaaaacaaaaaaccccaggaAAACTTGTTTCCCCTCTTCCAATCCATGAATAAAAATGGGGTGTGAGGAtaagatctactagttctaaaatcttgaaggacatggtgaccagaaataaTCGTGTCAATTCACTAATTACAGACAGTATTTCCTTAATAAAGCAAtaagttttaaaacatgttttgatcATATTTTTCTTGTGTATCCAgtacatttaaggtagttttatttaactaataaaaactattttaaaatgctgtttttgtgtaCTATTACTTGAATTTCAATTTCCATTCAAATACTTAGAAAAGATGCATATAAAAATGAATAATCTAATAAAGAAAATGTATAATTCACAATTTTCTAATAAAAATCTAAGAAACCCAAGACTCTGAATGTGTTTTACAGTAAATAATTGCTTAAGTAAGTGTACAGACATAGTGCattctcctggttagcaaaaactACCCCATTTCATGTCAAGGTTTAtctagttgtaaatcaacattttTGAATGGttataccaaccaatgagaatgaacctttctttaggaaaataactaaagtaCAAACGCAAGACAACATTAAAAATGATTACATTAAATCCGAGTCTCCTGCTTGTAAAATAAATCATGAATACAGTTGGTTAAAGGAtgattaaaactgatttaaatcaatccaccctggttccaatcCAGTACTCTATTTACTAGGCCATGCTACCCTCCTAGGTATGCACTATATTTTACAAAAGTTACAGGTCCCTGTCCTAAactgcttacagtctaaataagacTTAAAATAGCAAGTGATGACAAAGGGAAACATTTATATTTATGCACCCTCACCATCTCCCCAAAATCAAAGTGCAACCTACATTCAAGGATCACTTTGCATAGAATATTAATATTCTACAGATCCACTTACAAGAAAAAGTAGAGTCCCCAGGAGGCACCTGCACCCCAAATGTTTGGAGTTACCCCTTTGTACAGGCCACGTAGTCCTTCATGCTTCCAAACAGTGGTCAAACAGTGTAGAATACCATTGTATTTTGGTCTCAATTCCAACCCGTCactcactatttaaaaaaagagattacattgaaaaaaaaaaaaatcattccataAAGAGTGAAAGCGAGCTGTATAAAAACTACAATGCAAATAACTTTTTCTCTAGGCTGAACAGGGAAATGTGCAGTATTAAAGAAAGTTGTAGTGAACCTGCTGGCATAGCTATTTACACTAGAACGTCAGAGTTACAAAAAGTTTATGAATGGAGGttttgttcgtaactctgaaatgttcataactgtgaacaaaacattatggtggttctttcaaaggtttacaactgaacattgacttaatacagctttgcaacttaggcttggtctacactaaatccccaaatcgaactaaggtacgcaacttcagctacgtgaataacgtagctgaagtcgacgtaccttagttcgaacttaccgccgtccagacccggcaggcaggctcccccgtcgactccgcgtactcctcgcggcgagcaggattaccggagtcgacggggagcacttctgagttcgatttatcgcgtccagactagacgcgataaatcgaacccagaagttcgattgcctgccgccgaaccagcgcggtaagtatagacaagcccttagtatacagaagaaaaatgctgcttttaactatctgaatttaaatgaaacaagcacagaaacagtttccttatcttgtcaaatctttttttaaacttccccttTATATTTTTAGCATGTAATAAACTATTGCACTGTatttactttctctctctccctccccccgcccgctgctgcctgattgcatacctctggttccaaatgaggtgtgtggttgactgatcagttcgtaactctggtgtttgtaactctgaggttctactgtagctgTATTCCAAAGGTGAATGTGAGTTAGGGTTATGGGAACTTTACAATGGATTGATGCAGTTGTCCTGCAGACCTCCTATGGTCAACAGGATGGAAGCGCCTCTCACTTAGAAGGTAACTCTGCTGCAGCGTACCTTAGATGAGTAGCATCCTTGACTTAAAGCATTGTCAGTTTTACAGAGGATGGCGTTTGTCTTCTTTTCTTAATGGCCCTAAGAGATTTATGCTACATCTAACCTATAATCTGAGATTTTTGTGGTCCTCTACgaatactattttttcccccccagaagaTTTTGGTCCCTTGGAATTTTTATTATGACTTTAGCAAGAAATCCCCCATTTAAAATGTATCATCCATGTTTGAAGTATGATTTTCAACAGGTCATGATCCGGTGAATTCAAAATCAGTTTTTACCAGAACAATCAAAGGCTATTTCTATGCTAAATTCTAATTTTTTCTCTGCCACTCCTCACTAGCTGGGCtgcattgcatttttttttaattggaaaagtGTATCCTTGGCCCTTTTCTATTCATCAGCTGAACTGTTTTTGACCAAACTTTCAAAGACATTCACCTTAAGAAAAGATGGAAGTATGGAGAGTTTTAGCCTGATAGATTTCAGATGGAACAGAAATGTTTGTGTAGCCTTGACTATAGCCACTATAGCAGTTGCTACTGCTCTTACTATAATGTGACTATAAAATTGATGGCTACAGTATTTGCGACACCAGTAATTTACCCCGAAAGTAGGAACCAGAGGTGGGGTTTAGAATGACCTAAACTTCAAACTAAAGCAAACTTTCCCAAGACTGTGTCACAACTAGAAAATCATCTCAAAGTTTTGCAACCAGAGTGGCTTCCTGGCCTGCTTATGCAGAGGAATTATGTCCCCATCAGAAATGGTAGTTTGGTAACTAAAACACAGACAGCATTTTCTGTTTCCATCCTCTGACTCGCCTCATGTACATAATATGTTCTGACAAAGACCAAGTTTGAAAAAAGAAATGGCTCAGCAGGACCTCAAAACAACAGGGAAGTCATAGCCTGGAACATACATTAGGATGGTCAGTGAAGTTGTTGTTTACCCATATAACCTTAATCTCAGGTTATCAATTTAATTACACTTTAATGTCTTCTTAACCACCCTAATTAAACCTAGTTAGATCTTTGGGGTGTAGGACCTCCTACCTAAACCTGTTTTTAAACTTTCACTTTAATTAATAGTTTAGGTTTTTTTAATCACTATCCTAATTTCTCAGTCCCTAATTCCACTTCCTGGTTGAAGGCAGAGGCTGGAGACTCTTCTGGGTTCAACCCTGGCTCAGGGAgaaggaagggatagctcagtggtatgagccagggttgtaaattcaatccttgagggggccattgagggggagggaaaatctgtcagggacagtacttggtcctgctagtgaaggcagaggactggactcaatgatctttcaaggtcccttccagttgtatgagataggtatatctccatatatatttttttattaggtAAATGAAAACTTAGTTCCATTCCATCTACACTGTTTCAGTGAGAATCCATCTTAGTGGGGTGGACACATATATAGCATCAGAGTTCCAACCAATAATTCAGGGGGACAGCTCAAAATCCACTGGTTGACTAGTGATGTTGTGGGTCTTAAACCCACCATCTGTGGCCACAAGCAGCAGGAATCACATGGAGCACTGGAGTTTTTAATCATTGGATGAGGCCTTggtgcagaaaaaaacctgagaCATCAGCATGCTCCCTCCACCTATTATTTCTGGGAATCAGAAAAGAGCATGTGACGGGCCCATTCCGGTGAGGGAAGGAGTCCAAGTCTCAGTGGTTTGGGATACAGACTTTTGTCCAGTCACACCATAAAGCTCTTGAGAAACAGACAGCATCCAAAGCTTGAGAAATCACAAATACAATCTAAAATGGAACGATCAAAGCCCAAGAACAAAGATGGAATGCAAAACTTACAGGGGTCTGTGGCAGTTAGGAGTAACAGCTGGGCTGAGGTATAGAGAAGTTTAGCTAACTATCACTGCCAAACTAAGGCAAAAATGTGATATTAGATGTCAGGGAAAGTAAGACTTAGAACGGTGGAAGGAGACAAGATTTAGAGGAAGGGACACTGTCCTGTTAAAAAAATATCTTGTGTTACCAGCCCTTTAAGGCTACTGAAACTAGTTTATTTTTCACCACCTATGCTATCTAGTTCTAATGTATCAATGAGATATTCATAATAAAAAGAAATCTAGTCAATTTTGCTTCTACTTAGTCAGTTGCATTTTCCAGTGTCCATATGCTAGGCACAATGCTCCTTCTGTAACTGTAAGAAAAAGTGTTTAAATCCACACCAAAAAAGTACAATTCCACTTGAATCTTTAAATGTTACAGAAAACATTTTGTAAAACTCTTCAAAAATTCACATTTAATTTTGGAGGGTAAATTACCCACaaatccatttaaaataaatgtaaagaaatgAGTCAGTTATTTAACCTATATATAAACTGATGTGATAAAATAGAGGCTTCAAAAGAACAACTCATCAGTGACATCAACAGTAGCTCATCTGGAAGAGGATGACACACCCTTCTCTGCAGAAAATCTGCAATTCCAACTTCATTCTTTGCTGACCAGCACCACAGCCTATAACAATGGGGCTAAATTAAATACTCTTTTGCCTCGACTATTTAATTGATTGGATCTAAAGACACTAAAACTGCCCAGTTATGTATCACGGGAAAGTCAATGTAACGCATATGGAATTTAATATTGGATATCAAATCCAAACAAGATAACCGAATACTTGTTATAATGGTGTATTAAGGTTAAGTGTATTTTGATGGGTGCTTAGATCCAGTCAGTGTAACAAGATAGCAGTGATTCTTAAACTTTTGTACCGGTGAAccatttcacatagcaagcctctgactgCAACCccttttacaaattaaaaacactttttaatatatttaacaccattataaatactagaagcaaagcaaggtttggggtgggggctgacagctcgcgaccctccatgtaataacgcAGTGACCCCCAGAAAATCCCTGAGTTAAAGTTTAGTGTCATTTAGTATTGTGCTGAATCGTGCTTATAGTAGACTCTCAATCCCAGGCTTTGCTGTCATTGCagccctctcccccgtcccctcaATCTTGTCTTGAGATGTGGCTGGTTTTCGACACCCGCAGGCGCCGATGAAGGAGAGCGGGCACGCACTATGCCCCTTCGCAGCTAGCTAAAACACTCCAGCAGTATGGCCAATCTATGCTCTGAAGCAAAGATGGGAAGAAACAGATCGGAAGCCAGGCTGCGCTCaaattgtgcctcagtttccccagtgggAGTGGCTCCCGCAGGCGTGGGGGCCGCCCAGGGAGGGTGCCCCCTCTACAGGGAACGGAGGGAGCAGGGGGCCCACCTCACCTGCGAAGCGGATCTTCACCAGGTCCAGCGGATGCAGCACCAGGGTAGAGACAACACCGCCGCTCAGACCCGCCACGAGGTTCTCGTACCGCACGTGTCTGAACAGGGGCCGCAAGGGCGGGGCCGGCGGGGACTCCACCGCGCACACCGGCCCCCGCGCGCCAGGAGCCGCACTCATCCGCACTCGGCCACCGCGCCGGCAGCCCCGCGACAGAAACACAGGGCGTGGGCGGGCGAGCCCGCGGCGCCGGCCAAGCTCCCTCGCTGGTGGGTGGAGCCGGGCCACACACGTGGGCAGGGGCGAGACACGAAGACCTTTGCCCCAGGTCCTACGTAGGGATTGGGGAGGGTGTCACGTGAGCCCCACGTTAACTCTTCCGGTCGTTGGTATGGCTAATGACCGCTGACTTGAGCCGGAAGTGTGCCGGGCTGGTTCCGGTCTGTGCAGCCGTGAGGAGCGGAGCGCGGCGGCGGCAGCATGAGGGTGAAGGTGCTGAGCCGGAACCCGGATGATTACATCCGCGAGACCAAGCAGGATCTCCAGCGCGGTGAGCGCGCGGGCAGgcggttggttggttggttggttggttgggggTGAATCTTCGGTCCGCGCGATGGACCGGTGCTTGAGCTGATCCTGGCGCAATGGCTGCTTGTACCGGTCGGGTGCTGAGCCCCGTTCCCCGGGGCCCGCCTTGTGCTGGGCCACCCGCCAGAGAAGGGGGAGCCTgggtctggcaggctgggctaGGAGAGGGTCTGACCTGCGAGCCCCTTGGACTGGGCCGCgtgtgtg is part of the Chrysemys picta bellii isolate R12L10 chromosome 2, ASM1138683v2, whole genome shotgun sequence genome and harbors:
- the SLC25A32 gene encoding solute carrier family 25 member 32 isoform X1, giving the protein MSAAPGARGPVCAVESPPAPPLRPLFRHVRYENLVAGLSGGVVSTLVLHPLDLVKIRFAVSDGLELRPKYNGILHCLTTVWKHEGLRGLYKGVTPNIWGAGASWGLYFFFYNAIKAYKEERKLESLGATEHLVSAAEAGVMTLCITNPIWVTKTRLVLQYDAGIDSSKRQYKGMFDALIKIYKLEGIRGLYKTALEYITMAALSKIFAVSATYPYQVVRARLQDQHNRYSGMVDVIRRTWRKEGVHGFYKGIIPNVIRVTPACCITFVVYENVSNFLLNFRKENH
- the SLC25A32 gene encoding solute carrier family 25 member 32 isoform X3, coding for MSAAPGARGPVCAVESPPAPPLRPLFRHVRYENLVAGLSGGVVSTLVLHPLDLVKIRFAVSDGLELRPKYNGILHCLTTVWKHEGLRGLYKGVTPNIWGAGASWGLYFFFYNAIKAYKEERKLESLGATEHLVSAAEAGVMTLCITNPIWVTKTRLVLQYDAGIDSSKRQYKGMFDALIKIYKLEGIRGLYKGFVPGLFGTSHGALQFMAYEDLKLRYNKHRNRLLDTKLTALEYITMAALSKIFAVSATYPYQVVRARLQDQHNRYSGMVDVIRRTWRKEGVHGFYKGIIPNVIRVTPACCITFVVYENVSNFLLNFRKENH
- the SLC25A32 gene encoding solute carrier family 25 member 32 isoform X2 produces the protein MSDGLELRPKYNGILHCLTTVWKHEGLRGLYKGVTPNIWGAGASWGLYFFFYNAIKAYKEERKLESLGATEHLVSAAEAGVMTLCITNPIWVTKTRLVLQYDAGIDSSKRQYKGMFDALIKIYKLEGIRGLYKGFVPGLFGTSHGALQFMAYEDLKLRYNKHRNRLLDTKLTALEYITMAALSKIFAVSATYPYQVVRARLQDQHNRYSGMVDVIRRTWRKEGVHGFYKGIIPNVIRVTPACCITFVVYENVSNFLLNFRKENH